From the genome of Aerococcus sanguinicola:
AAACCTTCTAATTAAAGAAGTGCTACAACCTATACCCCATCATGGATGGCATAGTTTTACATATAAGGAAGAGATTAATTATATTTTATCTAGTACAAATGGAGTGATCGATTTTTATGAATTGCTAGATCACGCAAATTATATAAAAAATTTGTATGAATTTGTCTTATTTAAAAGTTTAAGACATACGTTCATAGAATTCACTAAAGAATTGAATAATGATAATCAAAATGTACAAAATACAAAGGTTCAGATAGAACAGAATAAAGAAAAAAATAGAGCTCCAATAGTCAAAGGAAGATATTATTATACTCAATTATGCAGTAATAATGTAGTAGGAAAAGGGTTAAGAATGACTGCAAATTCAATATTTAAAAATTTCGAAGATTTGATTCAAAGTTGGTATCAAGAAAAAGAGAAGTTGCAGTTCATTGTTGACGGTATTATTGCTGATTTTATCAATGCCAACTTTTGCAGAAAATAAACTATTGAATTTAATTAGATATTTAGAAGTATTCTGCAGGAATTATAGAGAAATAAAGGATAATAAACCTCAAGAATACTATGAAAATCAAGCTAGAATTTTAGAATATATTCAAGATAATGTAGATGTTGAATTTACTAAGGTTTTTTCTGAGAATATTAAATATGATGATGAAAAAAACCTTAGGAAAAAATTAAATACATTATTTAAAGAGCTTCCTGATCCAATAAAAAGTGAAATAAAACAAGAAGACAAGAGTCCTTCCAAGTCAATATCTAGTCTTGCACACAAGTTAGTTGATACTCGAAATTATCGTACTCATGGAGATGATCCTGATAAATATAAAAGTAGAATTACAGATCCTAATGAGGTCGTAGAGATACTAAATCTTCTAGAGCAGATTCTGCACTACTTAGTAATGAATGAACTTGGAGTACCAAAAACAGCGATTAGAGAATTTCAGATGAATCGTTTTTAAAGTATATTTACTTTTTGAATTTTTGAGATATGCAGAATTAATTTGAAGGAGAATGTATGGACTTAATTACTTTGAAAAATATTGGCTTAAATAAAGGGATAAATACTGAAGATTTAAGAAAAAGTGGGATTAGCTTGAGAGATGAAGAATTTGAATCTATCTCAAAGCTAGTAGACAAACTGTTATCTTTGGAAGGAGTAGAAATTGATAAGTTTATAAAGAAAAGTAATGGATTTGAATGTGGATATGAAATACCACAAATTGGAAAAGAATTCGATTTGCTAAGATTTGGAAATAACTATAATTTAAATATTGAAATAAAAAATGGATCAACCATGGAAAAACAAATGAGTCAAATTCATAGAAATGAGTATTATTTAAAGGCAATAAATAATAACTTTGAAATTATTTCTGTAGATACGGGAACTAATACTTGTTTGGCTAGTAGTATTAAAAATGGAAATATTAATAGTATTATTGAGGTTGACTTTCTTTATATTTATAAAATGATCATTAACCAAGATATTATCCAAATGAGTAATTTAGACGAGATATTTCATCCTAAATATTACTTAGTAAACCCTTTCAATAACACAAAAAAATTTTTAAAAGAAGAATATATGTTAACGAGTCATCAAGAAGAAATCCTAAAAACGTATCATAAAAGTTATTGTATAGCGGTCGAGGGTGGGCCTGGAACAGGTAAATCTCTATTGTTATATAGCATTGTGCAAGATTTGATTAATAATTGCAATAAGACTAAAGAAGATATCTTAATTATACATTGTGGGACTTTGAATAGTGGGCATAGAAAATTACAGGAAAATGGTTTTAATATAGTCGAATCTAGATTTTTTAAAGCAGGAAAAATTTCTGAAAGCACTAAATATATATTTATTGATGAAGCACAAAGAATATTTCCAAATCAAATGGAAAATGTTATGAATCAGGCTGAAGAAAAAAATATACTGTTAAATTTTTTCTTTGATCCTTTTCAAACTTTTTTTGAAAATAGTGAAGGTGAAGAAGCAAAAGCAAAATTTTTTGAATATATAGAGGAACATGATGGAAGAAAATATAAGTTAAGTAAGAATATTAGAACTAACCAAGATTTATCGGTATTTATAGATCAAGTTATGGAGTATAGACCAAAGCAAATTAAAGTTATTGATAACTCTGATGAGAAAATAAAATTAATTTACACTGCAGATCATGAACAAACTAAAGCAATATGTAAAGCATATGGATATAAAAGATATAAAATATTGAGTTATACTCCTTCACAATACGACTATGATTTATTTGACGATTATAAAATAAGTGAAAACATTCCACAATATACGATAGGTCAAGAGTTTGACAAGACGGTAGTTATAATACCTGAATTCTTCTATTATGAGAGAAATCAAGAAGGAAAAATGGAAATAAAAAGTCCAACGAGAGGTAGTTATTACTCAGGACCGAAGATGTTATTTCAAAATATCACTAGGGCAACAACAGAAATAGTCTTTGTTATTGAAAATAATGAGGAAGTTTTCAACTCGTTAATAAAATTTTTAAGTAGATAATCATTTTTATATGTTGAAATGTAACTTAAAGCTACTATAAATTTATTATCATAATTGGATATAAATTTTATATTTAAACTATATTTTTATGGTGAAACTGCTCCTAGATTTTAAAAATCATAAGATTAGATAAAAACTTTCACACCCATTAAGATCTTTGATACACCACCATCCCCCAATTTGCTATAATTTTCTCATTATGGATTGTGGAGGAAGTGACTGATGAGGAAATTATACCGCTTGGCCTTGCTGGTTATAGTAGGCCTGGTTTTGTGTGCTTGTGAGAAGGAATCACCGTCGTCTGCCTTACCGGGAGCTTATCGCTCAGATAAGTTGAAGCTCTATGAGAATGTGCCCGAGGATTTTGACGGGACCTACCTGGATACGGTGGATATTGATATCGAGATAGAGGACGTCCGTGTCCTGCCTGTTGGGGCCGAGGGTAACGAAGAGGGGGAGGCCCCTGTGATTGCCTTCTGGTACCAAGCGACCAACAAGTCGGAGGAAGAGCTATCGCCTTTCGAGGCTTGGATCCGCTGTTTTGTTCCAACCCAGCACCAAGATCAGTTGGATGATAACTTGGACAATGACCTGGCTATCGCCAAACTTCCGGATGCTCGTTACAGGAAGACCCAGAACAAGAAACTGAAGCGAAACGAAAGTGCTAAGACCGCCATTGCTTTCAAGATCGCGGATATGAAGGCGCCGGTGACCCTGTTCGCCAAGACTGCTCAGGGCAAACTTCTAGGCAGTCAGGACTATAACCCTGCTGACCTATTGAAGGACCGCTTGCTCAAGAAGACGGCGAGTGGACAGAAGGCTGACGCCACATCTTCGACTGCAAGAGGGACTAAGACCAAGCAGAAGGGGAATTATCCTTCTAAGCGGGTGGAAGGGGCAATCATTGAGAGCTTGAACGCCATGTTGAATGGCGCCGTCACTAAAGGCAATATTATTTATTGGTTGAAGGCAGAAGGTTACACAGATGCCGAAATTAATGAGGCTTTGACCTATATCGATCTCGATGACTTATATGGTTCAACAACTTATGGTGGGCGTGATCCCTATGATGCTACCCCTGAACCTATCCAGCCTAGTGGAGCATCTGATACGAGCTACCCTGAAGGTCTCCCATCTGATGATGGCCAAGCGCCTTATATACAGCCGGGTTCATCGTCGCCTTCTCCTAGTGCCCCATCTGCTGGACCTGGAGCTAGCGGTTATATAGATGATGCACCAGTAGACGATTACGATTACTCAGGTGATTGGCCAGACTGGAGTGCAACAAATCCAGCACCATCCTATTAGATATTTCATGAACGAAGGCTCTCTCCTAAGTCAATTAGAAGACTTAGGGGAGGGCTTTTTTTCTTAGGCGTA
Proteins encoded in this window:
- a CDS encoding HEPN domain-containing protein — its product is MLTVLLLILSMPTFAENKLLNLIRYLEVFCRNYREIKDNKPQEYYENQARILEYIQDNVDVEFTKVFSENIKYDDEKNLRKKLNTLFKELPDPIKSEIKQEDKSPSKSISSLAHKLVDTRNYRTHGDDPDKYKSRITDPNEVVEILNLLEQILHYLVMNELGVPKTAIREFQMNRF
- a CDS encoding DNA/RNA helicase domain-containing protein, whose protein sequence is MDLITLKNIGLNKGINTEDLRKSGISLRDEEFESISKLVDKLLSLEGVEIDKFIKKSNGFECGYEIPQIGKEFDLLRFGNNYNLNIEIKNGSTMEKQMSQIHRNEYYLKAINNNFEIISVDTGTNTCLASSIKNGNINSIIEVDFLYIYKMIINQDIIQMSNLDEIFHPKYYLVNPFNNTKKFLKEEYMLTSHQEEILKTYHKSYCIAVEGGPGTGKSLLLYSIVQDLINNCNKTKEDILIIHCGTLNSGHRKLQENGFNIVESRFFKAGKISESTKYIFIDEAQRIFPNQMENVMNQAEEKNILLNFFFDPFQTFFENSEGEEAKAKFFEYIEEHDGRKYKLSKNIRTNQDLSVFIDQVMEYRPKQIKVIDNSDEKIKLIYTADHEQTKAICKAYGYKRYKILSYTPSQYDYDLFDDYKISENIPQYTIGQEFDKTVVIIPEFFYYERNQEGKMEIKSPTRGSYYSGPKMLFQNITRATTEIVFVIENNEEVFNSLIKFLSR
- a CDS encoding DUF5067 domain-containing protein, producing MRKLYRLALLVIVGLVLCACEKESPSSALPGAYRSDKLKLYENVPEDFDGTYLDTVDIDIEIEDVRVLPVGAEGNEEGEAPVIAFWYQATNKSEEELSPFEAWIRCFVPTQHQDQLDDNLDNDLAIAKLPDARYRKTQNKKLKRNESAKTAIAFKIADMKAPVTLFAKTAQGKLLGSQDYNPADLLKDRLLKKTASGQKADATSSTARGTKTKQKGNYPSKRVEGAIIESLNAMLNGAVTKGNIIYWLKAEGYTDAEINEALTYIDLDDLYGSTTYGGRDPYDATPEPIQPSGASDTSYPEGLPSDDGQAPYIQPGSSSPSPSAPSAGPGASGYIDDAPVDDYDYSGDWPDWSATNPAPSY